In Pelmatolapia mariae isolate MD_Pm_ZW linkage group LG8, Pm_UMD_F_2, whole genome shotgun sequence, one genomic interval encodes:
- the LOC135933530 gene encoding uncharacterized protein LOC135933530 yields MAHLQVLLMLLWSSGVQCETAKADLVMLVDESGSISRNDFRVMKSFLIEIVKNLNIGPDKVQIGKALRYILHNQFKPYMGMRPDSRKIVVLITDGAANDDIHLPSKNLKDTGIEVYAIGVGAAPERDMKSIASDTDHMYLIEGFSSLHALVKNVSMNLCNSTNSLDSVRLLNGSSLCSGRLQVKSNQRWSSVCEADFDLQDAEVVCRELGCGPPSLLQGALYGEVEAPVWSREFQCGGHESALLDCRSSGSVRSSCSPGKAAGLTCSEPVRLVGGASRCAGTLEVKQGLWGSVEASGWTLMDAAVACRELDCGSAVLTGSRNASWDGPTWKIKPGCVKSGSTLRECATSSQSPTVLELICSDLLVQPIISASFSSNDRDSQVQQQESSWVLKGSSFTISCSIQPQYPGGSFQLTFTSSNTTNNYTQPAVNHSAHFLFPAAEPAHQGTYSCVYHIFVFSRSFSSESRQLSLTVSDPTVFVIRLLLLLLSLLLFISAVCFSHKVTGRQEPRPQEDPELDG; encoded by the exons ATGGCTCACCTGCAGGTTCTGCTCATGTTGCTGTGGAGTTCAG GTGTTCAGTGTGAAACAGCCAAAGCTGACCTCGTGATGTTGGTGGATGAGTCTGGGAGCATCAGCAGAAACGACTTTAGAGTCATGAAGTCATTTCTTATTGAGATCGTTAAAAACCTCAACATCGGCCCGGACAAAGTCCAGATTG GAAAAGCTCTGAGATACATCCTCCATAACCAGTTTAAACCCTATATGGGAATGCGTCCAGACTCCAGAAAGATCGTTGTTCTGATCACAGATGGAGCAGCAAATGATGACATACATCTGCCCTCAAAGAACCTGAAAGACACAGGCATCGAGGTCTACGCTATCG GTGTGGGGGCTGCCCCAGAGAGGGACATGAAGTCCATCGCCTCTGATACTGATCACATGTACCTTATAGAGGGCTTCAGTTCTCTCCATGCTCTGGTCAAGAATGTCTCCATGAACCTCTGTAACAGCACTAACAGCTTAG ACTCTGTCAGGCTGCTGAATGGTTCCAGTCTGTGTTCAGGCAGACTGCAGGTGAAGTCTAACCAGAGATggtcctcagtgtgtgaagctgACTTTGACCTGCAGGATGCAGAGGTGGTCTGTAGGGAGCTTGGCTGTGGGCCTCCTTCGCTCCTCCAGGGGGCGCTCTATGGAGAAGTGGAGGCTCCAGTGTGGAGCAGAGAGTTCCAGTGTGGAGGCCATGAGTCTGCTCTCCTGGACTGTAGAAGCTCAGGCTCAGTGAGAAGCAGCTGCTCACCTGGCAAAGCTGCTGGACTCACCTGCTCAG AGCCTGTCAGGTTGGTGGGAGGAGCCAGTCgctgtgcaggtacactggagGTGAAACAGGGACTGTGGGGATCTGTGGAGGCCTCAGGCTGGACCCTGATGGATGCAGCTGTAGCCTGCAGAGAGCTGGACTGTGGCTCTGctgttttaacaggaagcagAAATGCATCCTGGGATGGACCAACGTGGAAGATCAAACCAGGCTGTGTTAAATCTGGATCTACACTGAGGGAGTGTGCCACATCATCCCAGTCACCCACCGTCCTGGAGCTCATCTGCTCAG ACCTGCTGGTTCAGCCAATCATCTCAGCGTCCTTCTCGTCCAATGACAGGGACTCCCAGGTCCAGCAGCAGGAGTCTTCTTGGGTGTTAAAAGGCTCCAGCTTCACCATCAGCTGCTCCATCCAGCCTCAGTACCCAGGAGGCTCTTTCCAGCTCACCTTCACCTCCTCCAACACCACCAACAACTACACCCAGCCAGCTGTCAATCACTCTGCCCACTTCCTGTTCCCTGCTGCAGAGCCCGCCCACCAAGGAACCTACAGCTGTGTTTATCACATCTTCGTGTTTTCTCGTAGCTTCTCCTCTGAGAGCCGTCAGCTGTCTCTCACTGTCTCAG ATCCAACAGTGTTTGTCATCagactgctgctcctgctgctgagccTGCTGCTCTTCATCTCTGCCGTCTGTTTCAGCCATAAG GTCACCGGGAGGCAGGAGCCCCGCCCACAGGAGGACCCGGAGCTGGATGGTTAA